AAACCGGTTTGTAATTTCATTAGCGGAAGGATGGCGCGGAGAAATTGCGCACGCAGCAATAACTGATAGTGATGGTTTACTTAAGCGTTATAAAATAAAAGATCCTTCGTTCCATAACTGGCTTGCATTGGCTCTGGCTGTAAGAAAAAATGGTATTTCGGATTTTCCGGTGTGCAACAAGAGTTTTAATCTTTCTTATTGTGGATTTGATTTATAGAAATTATTCGGAAACAGAAAATGTTAGATTTACTAAAGCTTCGCATACAACATGGTAAACAGGCAATTAAAAATATTCGCAAGGCAGAACTGTTATCAGCTTTCCGCGGTTTTCCGGTTATTGATGAAAGCAAATGCGATGATGGCGGTAAAAAAGCTAAAGATATTTGTCCCACGAATGCAATTGATTTGAATCCTTTAAACATTGATCTTGGTAAATGTACATTTTGCGGTGAGTGTGAAAGAGTTTATTCTAATGGAGCAATTAAATTTACTCCGCAATATCGTCTTGGCAGTACAGATCGGGATAAATTAATTATTACTTCAGGAAAAACATTTCAGACTTTCGATAAAGAAGCGATAGAAGCAAAGAAAGAAATACACAAACTATTTGGTAGATCATTAAAGCTGCGGCAGGTTTCCGCCGGTGGATGTAACGGCTGTGAAATGGAATTAGCGGCAACTACCAACGTAAATTTTGATATGGGAAGATTCGGAATTGA
The nucleotide sequence above comes from Ignavibacteriales bacterium. Encoded proteins:
- the nuoB gene encoding NADH-quinone oxidoreductase subunit NuoB; this translates as MLDLLKLRIQHGKQAIKNIRKAELLSAFRGFPVIDESKCDDGGKKAKDICPTNAIDLNPLNIDLGKCTFCGECERVYSNGAIKFTPQYRLGSTDRDKLIITSGKTFQTFDKEAIEAKKEIHKLFGRSLKLRQVSAGGCNGCEMELAATTNVNFDMGRFGIDFVASPRHADGIVVTGTISKNMAPALMDAYKSVSEPRIVIAVGACAISGGLFVESNQINRKFFDEVPVDLYIPGCPTHPLTFIHAVLDYLGRK